The Fictibacillus arsenicus genome contains a region encoding:
- a CDS encoding VOC family protein, whose protein sequence is MEMTMVQKVGQIGVPVKDLNRALDFYKEKLGLSLLFNTDSMAFFECNGLRLMLSLPEKDEFAHSSSVIYFHVTNIKDTYEHLVAKEVIFIDEPHVVAKMGQTETWMVFFKDTEDNTHAFMSEVQV, encoded by the coding sequence ATGGAAATGACAATGGTTCAAAAAGTTGGACAGATTGGTGTACCTGTTAAAGACTTGAATAGAGCATTAGATTTTTATAAAGAGAAATTAGGTCTATCCCTTTTATTTAACACTGATAGTATGGCATTCTTTGAATGTAACGGGTTGCGGCTAATGTTATCACTACCTGAAAAAGATGAATTCGCCCATTCAAGTTCAGTTATTTATTTTCATGTAACTAATATTAAAGATACTTATGAACACTTAGTAGCTAAAGAAGTTATCTTTATTGATGAACCACATGTTGTAGCGAAAATGGGACAAACAGAAACATGGATGGTATTTTTTAAAGATACAGAAGATAATACTCATGCATTTATGAGTGAAGTACAAGTTTAA
- a CDS encoding nucleotide pyrophosphohydrolase produces MNEIKQIMNLINEFREARDWGLYHNPKDLAISLSIEAAELLEDFQWKSSDEAVDQNIENIKEEIADVFIYGLMLCSELDLDVETIIKDKIEKNGLKYPISSK; encoded by the coding sequence ATGAATGAAATTAAGCAAATAATGAACTTAATCAATGAATTTAGAGAGGCTAGAGATTGGGGACTATATCACAACCCAAAAGACCTTGCCATTTCGCTCTCTATTGAAGCTGCTGAACTGTTAGAAGATTTTCAGTGGAAAAGCAGTGACGAAGCTGTAGACCAAAACATTGAAAACATCAAAGAAGAAATCGCTGATGTATTCATTTACGGACTTATGCTCTGTAGTGAATTAGATTTAGATGTTGAGACAATTATTAAAGATAAGATTGAAAAGAATGGGTTGAAGTATCCTATTTCCAGTAAATAG
- a CDS encoding S1C family serine protease, which produces MGYYDGDHESSSRQKGNRGGKFLPALLGAILGGLLVLFTVPALGGAGLLPDNLYPSNEEENGLGANENAIERNMDVDLTTNVTDAVDKASDAVVEVVNIQQTDFWSQQPAGTGSGVIYKKEGNKAYVVTNDHVVADASQIEITLSNGTKLKGTLRGTDPLMDLAVVEIDGSKIKDVAEFGTSGDLKRGEPAIAIGNPLGNFPGSVTQGIVSSADRSIPVDLDQDGNPDWQAEVIQTDAAINPGNSGGALINIAGQVIGINSSKIAQQEVEGIGFAIPSDVARPIIEDLEKYGEVRRPFLGVNIIPLSQVNTYHREQTLKIPESVKGGIVVMEITPTSPAARAGIKEMDVIVEMDGEKINDPIALRKFLYTKTKIGEEVEVVFYRDGKKQSAKVELGKQT; this is translated from the coding sequence ATGGGTTATTATGATGGAGATCATGAATCCTCATCTCGACAAAAGGGAAACCGTGGAGGAAAGTTTCTACCAGCTTTGCTAGGAGCGATTCTAGGCGGTTTGCTTGTATTATTTACAGTGCCAGCATTGGGAGGCGCCGGTTTGCTTCCGGATAACCTGTATCCTTCAAATGAAGAGGAAAACGGTCTTGGTGCTAATGAAAACGCGATTGAGAGAAACATGGATGTTGATCTTACTACAAACGTAACCGATGCGGTAGACAAAGCATCAGATGCAGTGGTAGAAGTGGTGAACATTCAGCAAACCGATTTTTGGAGCCAGCAGCCAGCCGGTACTGGGTCAGGAGTTATTTATAAAAAAGAAGGCAATAAAGCATATGTTGTAACGAACGACCATGTGGTAGCTGATGCAAGCCAGATCGAAATCACTTTAAGCAATGGAACAAAGCTTAAAGGAACACTTCGCGGTACAGATCCTTTAATGGACTTAGCGGTTGTAGAAATCGATGGAAGCAAGATCAAGGATGTAGCTGAGTTTGGTACATCTGGTGACTTAAAACGAGGGGAACCGGCAATTGCAATCGGAAACCCTCTAGGCAACTTCCCTGGTTCAGTCACCCAAGGAATTGTCTCAAGTGCCGACCGATCGATTCCTGTAGACTTAGACCAAGATGGGAACCCTGACTGGCAGGCAGAAGTTATTCAGACTGATGCAGCGATTAACCCCGGAAACAGCGGAGGAGCGCTGATCAATATAGCTGGACAGGTAATTGGGATTAATTCCTCAAAAATTGCTCAGCAGGAAGTAGAAGGAATTGGTTTTGCGATCCCGTCTGATGTAGCAAGGCCCATTATTGAAGATCTTGAAAAGTATGGAGAAGTCCGAAGACCATTCTTAGGAGTAAATATTATCCCTCTTTCTCAAGTTAACACCTATCATCGTGAACAGACATTAAAGATTCCAGAGAGTGTTAAAGGCGGCATCGTAGTCATGGAGATCACACCAACATCTCCTGCAGCTCGGGCTGGTATAAAAGAAATGGATGTTATCGTTGAAATGGACGGCGAAAAGATCAATGATCCTATAGCACTTCGTAAATTCCTTTATACAAAGACTAAAATCGGCGAAGAAGTCGAAGTCGTCTTCTATCGAGATGGTAAAAAACAATCAGCTAAAGTTGAATTAGGTAAGCAAACATAA
- a CDS encoding CxxH/CxxC protein, with amino-acid sequence MNIICCREHAELAIDIIVDEFETAPVVALLTGKDELSTTCEYCNEPGVYKVSNI; translated from the coding sequence ATGAATATTATTTGTTGCAGAGAGCATGCTGAGCTTGCGATTGACATCATTGTGGATGAGTTTGAAACAGCACCAGTTGTCGCGTTATTAACAGGAAAAGATGAGTTATCAACAACGTGTGAATACTGTAATGAACCAGGTGTATATAAAGTATCGAACATATGA
- the yycF gene encoding response regulator YycF, with protein MDKKILVVDDEKPIADILQFNLEKEGFTVMCAYDGINALEKVEKEKPDMILLDIMLPLKDGMEVCREIRKKHDMPIIMLTAKDSEIDKVLGLELGADDYVTKPFSTRELIARVKANLRRHQQESEREVDENNEITIGSLTIHPDAYIVTKRGETIELTHREFELLHYLAKHIGQVMTREHLLQTVWGYDYFGDVRTVDVTVRRLREKVEDNPSHPLWIITRRGVGYYLRNPDQE; from the coding sequence ATGGATAAGAAAATTCTCGTTGTGGATGATGAAAAACCGATTGCAGATATTCTGCAGTTTAATCTTGAAAAAGAAGGCTTCACGGTTATGTGTGCATACGATGGCATCAATGCGCTGGAAAAGGTTGAAAAAGAGAAGCCAGACATGATTCTGCTCGATATCATGCTTCCATTAAAGGATGGTATGGAAGTATGCCGTGAGATACGCAAAAAACACGATATGCCGATTATTATGCTGACTGCAAAAGATTCAGAAATAGATAAAGTACTTGGGCTTGAGCTTGGTGCAGACGATTACGTGACGAAGCCATTCAGTACACGAGAGCTGATCGCGCGTGTTAAAGCCAATCTTCGCCGGCACCAGCAGGAATCTGAGCGCGAGGTAGATGAGAACAACGAAATTACCATTGGTTCTCTTACGATTCATCCTGACGCTTATATTGTTACAAAGCGCGGAGAAACGATCGAACTGACACACCGGGAGTTTGAACTGCTTCATTATTTAGCTAAACATATCGGACAAGTAATGACACGTGAACACTTGCTGCAGACAGTATGGGGCTACGATTATTTTGGTGATGTTCGTACTGTGGACGTTACGGTTCGACGTCTGCGTGAAAAAGTGGAAGACAATCCGAGTCACCCATTATGGATCATTACTAGACGCGGAGTGGGGTATTACCTAAGAAATCCTGACCAGGAGTAA
- a CDS encoding two-component system regulatory protein YycI, with amino-acid sequence MDWKKTKSIFILTFLVLNLFLGYQLYLKNDLNNIEYLSEQPIEEKLAISNIAYQDKIPKYKDKQTLISAQRYEFTEEEKELDSKAISLEEEVSTDITLHYALTKPLNLPKKDTKDLIAELEKFLEENVTRGKDYTYFKWDKEQNIIWFNQNYFEKPIFYNSSNFEKLEGSELDYQAPNGMIKFELDEKGNLSKFTQTYLNIMRQGGYQEIITPKKALERILDTSHLKKGHKIHDIQLGYYSLVAIGDLQVYAPTWFIETEKGQYLVNATDSSIQVLSEKEE; translated from the coding sequence TTGGATTGGAAGAAAACAAAAAGCATCTTTATCCTAACCTTCCTTGTCTTGAATTTGTTTTTGGGGTATCAGCTTTATTTAAAAAATGATTTAAACAATATTGAGTACCTATCAGAACAACCGATTGAGGAAAAGCTCGCGATTAGTAACATAGCTTATCAGGATAAAATTCCTAAGTATAAAGATAAACAAACCTTAATCAGTGCACAGCGTTATGAGTTTACTGAGGAAGAAAAGGAACTGGATTCGAAAGCCATTAGCCTTGAAGAGGAAGTTAGTACAGATATTACACTTCATTATGCGTTAACCAAACCGCTTAATCTGCCTAAAAAAGATACAAAAGATCTGATTGCAGAGCTGGAAAAGTTTTTAGAAGAGAACGTTACACGCGGTAAGGATTATACGTACTTTAAATGGGATAAAGAGCAAAATATCATTTGGTTCAATCAGAACTATTTTGAGAAACCGATATTTTACAATTCTTCTAATTTTGAAAAACTTGAAGGCTCAGAGCTAGATTATCAAGCTCCGAATGGAATGATAAAATTTGAACTCGATGAAAAAGGAAATTTATCTAAATTCACCCAAACCTATCTAAATATTATGCGTCAGGGAGGATATCAAGAAATCATTACTCCTAAAAAAGCATTAGAACGCATTTTGGATACTTCACATTTAAAAAAGGGTCATAAAATTCATGATATTCAGCTTGGATATTACAGTCTTGTAGCAATCGGCGACCTTCAAGTGTATGCCCCAACATGGTTTATTGAAACCGAAAAAGGACAATATTTAGTCAATGCAACTGACAGTTCCATTCAAGTTTTATCTGAAAAAGAGGAGTAG
- a CDS encoding peptidoglycan DD-metalloendopeptidase family protein — MRNRKTTERFIKKTVPFFVAVILLLTTFTMNSSVTYAHHDDNQLIKTVFHVYVDGKKIGTVREKSVVDRAVEQFIQNAKGKKGDFAFTLNESIELKPEKMFRPQFDNEAVREALSKALSVSLEAYRLVIDGQTVAYVSSEKETEDILLKMKLEHVSKEELDAIEKSKAENKEVEIPELQPGESKVVDIDFSSPILVRKAQTSLSELISVDEAITRIKEGTLQKKDHIIQEGETVESITEKYHLTMDQFFTLNPRLVLVPVIRIAEKVTVTEKKPFTEVLVYEASRTQNEIPFKIEKQDDNTLEKGETKTVQKGQKGLEDITYTVRKTNGKTIQKDILNQEQVKAPITEIQKIGTKVIPSKGTGSLSWPAVGGYISSHMGSRWGRQHKGMDIARPSNRSILAADNGTVAFAGWDGDYGNKIIINHNNGMRTIYAHLSSLSVSTGDVVQKGSKIGVMGSTGQSTGVHLHFEVYKNGVLQNPEDYL, encoded by the coding sequence GTGCGAAATCGAAAAACCACTGAAAGATTTATAAAAAAGACAGTGCCATTTTTTGTGGCGGTTATCTTATTACTAACAACTTTTACGATGAATTCATCGGTAACATATGCACACCATGACGATAACCAATTAATTAAAACAGTCTTTCATGTCTATGTAGATGGGAAGAAAATCGGGACAGTTCGTGAAAAAAGCGTCGTGGACCGCGCTGTAGAACAATTTATTCAAAATGCAAAAGGCAAAAAAGGTGATTTTGCTTTTACATTAAATGAATCTATTGAACTTAAGCCAGAAAAGATGTTTAGACCGCAGTTTGATAATGAAGCGGTAAGAGAAGCGTTATCGAAAGCGCTGTCAGTTTCATTAGAAGCTTATCGCCTCGTGATAGATGGGCAAACTGTAGCTTATGTTTCCAGTGAGAAAGAAACGGAAGATATTCTGTTGAAAATGAAACTGGAGCATGTTTCAAAAGAGGAACTTGACGCGATTGAAAAAAGCAAGGCTGAAAATAAGGAAGTTGAAATTCCTGAACTACAGCCAGGTGAAAGTAAAGTAGTAGACATAGACTTTTCATCGCCTATTTTAGTTAGAAAAGCTCAAACTTCTTTAAGTGAATTGATTTCTGTCGATGAAGCGATTACTCGAATTAAGGAAGGAACGCTTCAGAAAAAGGACCACATCATCCAAGAAGGCGAAACGGTGGAATCCATAACAGAAAAGTATCATCTGACAATGGATCAGTTTTTCACGTTAAATCCGCGTCTTGTATTAGTACCTGTTATCCGTATCGCAGAGAAAGTAACGGTTACAGAGAAGAAACCTTTTACAGAAGTTCTCGTTTATGAAGCAAGCAGGACTCAAAATGAGATTCCTTTTAAAATAGAAAAACAAGATGATAATACGCTTGAAAAAGGCGAAACTAAAACCGTTCAAAAAGGTCAAAAAGGATTAGAGGATATAACGTATACCGTTAGAAAAACGAACGGAAAAACGATCCAAAAAGATATTTTGAACCAAGAACAAGTGAAAGCGCCTATAACAGAGATTCAGAAGATCGGAACGAAAGTAATCCCTTCTAAAGGGACAGGCAGCTTATCGTGGCCAGCTGTTGGGGGTTATATCTCCAGTCATATGGGTTCACGCTGGGGACGCCAGCATAAAGGGATGGATATTGCCCGTCCATCGAATCGTTCTATCCTTGCAGCAGATAACGGAACCGTTGCGTTTGCAGGATGGGATGGGGATTACGGCAACAAAATCATCATCAACCATAATAATGGGATGAGAACGATCTATGCACATTTAAGTTCACTTTCTGTATCAACCGGGGATGTTGTGCAAAAAGGTTCTAAAATTGGTGTTATGGGATCAACAGGCCAGTCAACAGGTGTTCATCTGCACTTTGAAGTATACAAAAACGGAGTGCTGCAAAATCCTGAAGACTATTTGTAA
- a CDS encoding YycH family regulatory protein, with amino-acid sequence MNWLKWITHARKIINFFRENYELIKSITLTVLILLSLVLTWSLWTFKPSYSIIEDARTVKKQEVADEKELTDVVRPTQVIYHKGSQLYGAEASSIIEEFHRGLKDTKFTIVTDKKDTFDPDEKIGVNNTYIEVIYPARMSQVIYKGVFKFDSAKGPQNVDRVFLYQDKDTDGIEGYLVSYYPKKIQKIKALNNALIPFIKGMNSNIEKGELVPYITYDIEERKDNGQSEIKKRFYFPSERIQLNKYNYISNAPNQDTYEKYKKALFKDPLAVKSATTDNQITYADGTAAMVVNTQQNRFSYKSFAGLSNTNPTVTSPLSQSIKYINTHAGWGNPYILSDVIGTETKFWLFVENLPVLDSNMHMSLKWNYSELQEYNRSMIQLYLNEIPSSEAEVTLPSGKEVKELIESEFNTNNVYDIRIGYTMEKHETLYTLVPRWFINYETTGWVQLTFKEDREEGF; translated from the coding sequence ATGAACTGGTTGAAATGGATTACACATGCCAGAAAAATCATAAATTTTTTCCGTGAAAACTATGAACTTATTAAATCTATCACGTTAACAGTGTTAATTTTATTAAGTCTTGTCCTGACTTGGAGTCTCTGGACGTTCAAGCCAAGCTACTCCATTATAGAAGATGCCAGAACGGTTAAAAAACAAGAAGTAGCAGACGAGAAAGAACTTACAGACGTAGTTAGACCTACTCAAGTTATTTATCATAAGGGCAGTCAGTTATATGGAGCTGAAGCGAGTTCGATCATAGAGGAATTTCATAGAGGTTTGAAGGATACAAAATTTACGATCGTTACAGACAAAAAGGACACTTTTGATCCGGATGAAAAGATTGGCGTAAATAATACTTACATTGAAGTTATTTATCCCGCACGCATGTCTCAGGTAATCTATAAAGGTGTATTCAAATTTGATTCCGCTAAAGGACCTCAAAATGTAGACAGAGTTTTTCTATACCAAGATAAAGATACAGATGGAATAGAAGGATATCTCGTATCTTATTATCCAAAAAAAATACAAAAAATTAAAGCATTAAATAATGCTCTCATCCCATTTATAAAAGGGATGAATAGCAACATTGAAAAAGGTGAACTCGTTCCTTATATCACCTATGATATCGAAGAACGAAAAGATAATGGCCAAAGTGAGATTAAGAAGAGATTTTATTTTCCGTCTGAAAGAATTCAGCTTAACAAGTATAACTATATCTCTAATGCTCCTAACCAAGATACTTATGAAAAGTATAAAAAAGCACTTTTTAAAGACCCTTTAGCGGTAAAAAGTGCTACCACTGACAATCAAATAACTTATGCAGATGGAACAGCAGCGATGGTAGTCAATACCCAGCAAAACCGCTTTTCATATAAAAGCTTTGCAGGTTTGTCCAATACAAATCCAACGGTAACATCTCCCCTTTCACAATCAATTAAATACATCAATACACATGCAGGATGGGGAAATCCATACATCCTATCAGATGTAATAGGGACAGAGACGAAGTTTTGGCTGTTTGTGGAGAATTTGCCTGTCCTTGATTCAAACATGCACATGAGTCTGAAGTGGAATTATAGTGAACTTCAAGAATATAACCGGTCCATGATCCAGCTTTATTTAAACGAAATACCTTCTTCCGAGGCAGAAGTCACGCTTCCATCGGGAAAAGAGGTCAAAGAACTGATTGAGTCAGAATTTAACACGAATAACGTTTACGATATACGCATCGGATATACAATGGAAAAGCATGAAACCCTTTATACGCTCGTTCCACGCTGGTTCATAAACTATGAAACAACGGGCTGGGTTCAATTAACATTTAAAGAAGACAGAGAGGAAGGGTTTTAA
- a CDS encoding MBL fold metallo-hydrolase — protein MSLKFSVLASGSSGNAIYVETEKTRLLVDAGLSAKQIQILFEKAACGEVGDIDGILVTHEHSDHIKGLGVLARKFKLPIYANKNTWNAMNGLIGEVNTEQKFEFEMETVKTFNDLEVESFGVSHDAAEPMFYVFHHNGRKLALMTDTGYVSDRMKGIIRDSHSLVIESNHDINMLMMGRYPWNIKRRILGDHGHISNEDCGHALADVIGDGTKHIYLAHLSKDNNMKDIARLAVEQTLKTHDILTGDQVFLHDTDASQPTKLAVV, from the coding sequence ATGAGTTTAAAATTCAGTGTTCTCGCCAGCGGGAGCTCGGGGAATGCGATTTACGTAGAAACAGAGAAAACAAGACTGCTTGTTGACGCTGGACTGAGCGCCAAGCAGATACAGATTCTTTTTGAAAAAGCCGCTTGTGGAGAAGTAGGAGATATTGACGGTATTTTAGTCACTCATGAACACAGCGACCATATAAAAGGGCTGGGTGTCCTGGCCAGAAAGTTTAAGCTTCCAATCTATGCAAATAAAAATACTTGGAACGCGATGAACGGATTAATTGGGGAAGTGAATACGGAACAGAAGTTTGAGTTTGAGATGGAAACGGTCAAAACGTTTAATGACCTCGAGGTAGAGTCATTTGGCGTGTCTCATGACGCTGCGGAGCCGATGTTCTATGTTTTTCATCATAACGGCAGGAAGCTTGCTCTTATGACGGATACAGGGTATGTAAGCGACCGTATGAAAGGCATTATCCGCGACAGTCATTCTCTTGTTATCGAATCCAATCACGATATTAATATGCTTATGATGGGGAGATACCCATGGAACATTAAGCGCCGTATTCTAGGAGACCATGGACATATCTCGAACGAAGATTGCGGACATGCTCTAGCTGATGTAATTGGTGACGGCACTAAACATATATATTTAGCTCATCTAAGCAAAGATAACAACATGAAAGACATCGCACGACTTGCAGTTGAACAAACATTGAAAACCCATGATATCTTGACTGGAGATCAAGTCTTTTTACATGATACAGATGCCAGTCAGCCAACAAAGCTGGCAGTCGTTTAA
- the rlmH gene encoding 23S rRNA (pseudouridine(1915)-N(3))-methyltransferase RlmH has product MNISIVSVGKLKEKYLKQGIDEYLKRLGPYAKIDIIEVPDEKAPETLSDQEMIMVKNAEGERILAKIGQDVHVIAMAIEGKAVSSEDLAENLDKLATYGKSKVAFVIGGSLGLSEAVMKRANEKISFGKITYPHQLMKLVLVEQIYRAFRINRNEPYHK; this is encoded by the coding sequence GTGAATATATCAATTGTTTCCGTAGGGAAGCTAAAAGAAAAATACTTAAAACAAGGAATAGACGAATACTTAAAAAGGCTTGGACCATACGCAAAGATAGATATTATAGAAGTTCCCGATGAAAAAGCACCTGAAACATTAAGTGACCAGGAAATGATCATGGTGAAAAATGCAGAAGGTGAACGGATCTTAGCAAAAATCGGGCAAGATGTTCATGTCATTGCAATGGCAATTGAGGGAAAAGCAGTTTCTTCAGAAGATCTTGCCGAAAACCTAGATAAGCTGGCGACGTACGGGAAGAGTAAAGTGGCATTCGTTATCGGAGGTTCTCTAGGACTTAGTGAAGCCGTGATGAAGCGGGCTAATGAGAAAATTTCATTCGGAAAAATTACGTATCCGCACCAGCTTATGAAACTTGTTTTAGTTGAGCAGATTTACAGGGCATTTCGGATTAATCGGAATGAACCGTACCACAAATAG
- a CDS encoding helix-turn-helix domain-containing protein, giving the protein MTKNESTNFVLHAKSEQFYWEGIGQLSLKTFFNGKAHYKTNKGFFAVEENRYLLLNEGEYTISIDEPKVVESFCLFFKDGFAEEVFHSLKETNDRLLSDPFKDTSSIGFFEKTYHKNNTLSSQLENFMQILPSLEIDSVGYEEQFHKIMYSILNEHFNTYKEIESLHAIRNSTREELYRRVSIAHDYIRSYFNQPIKLDEVARVACLSPNHLLRTYNQIYGRTPHQHISEFRIQKAKQLLSKADKNMTDITFILGFQNPVSFSKMFKQHVGISPIEYRKKVILDKKN; this is encoded by the coding sequence ATGACAAAAAATGAATCTACCAATTTCGTGTTGCATGCAAAAAGTGAACAGTTTTACTGGGAAGGGATTGGTCAATTGTCTCTTAAAACATTCTTTAATGGTAAAGCCCATTATAAGACTAACAAAGGCTTTTTTGCTGTTGAAGAGAATAGATACCTTCTCCTCAATGAGGGTGAATACACTATATCAATTGATGAACCTAAAGTTGTAGAATCCTTTTGTCTTTTCTTTAAAGATGGGTTTGCAGAAGAAGTCTTTCATTCCTTAAAAGAAACAAATGATCGTCTTCTAAGCGATCCGTTTAAGGATACAAGTTCTATTGGTTTTTTTGAAAAAACCTATCATAAAAATAATACTCTATCTTCTCAACTGGAAAATTTTATGCAGATATTACCAAGTCTTGAGATTGATTCCGTTGGTTATGAGGAACAATTTCATAAGATAATGTATTCTATTTTGAATGAACACTTTAATACATATAAAGAAATTGAATCATTACATGCAATTCGTAATTCTACACGTGAAGAATTATATAGAAGGGTAAGTATTGCACATGATTATATTAGATCATATTTTAATCAACCTATAAAACTAGATGAAGTTGCTAGAGTTGCTTGTTTATCACCTAACCATTTATTAAGAACTTACAATCAAATATACGGTAGAACACCTCATCAGCATATTTCAGAATTTAGAATACAAAAAGCAAAGCAACTATTATCAAAAGCAGATAAAAATATGACTGATATAACCTTTATACTTGGATTTCAAAACCCTGTGTCCTTTAGTAAAATGTTTAAACAACATGTTGGTATATCTCCTATAGAATATCGAAAAAAGGTGATATTGGATAAGAAAAATTAG
- the walK gene encoding cell wall metabolism sensor histidine kinase WalK, which produces MDKVNFFKSIHVKFVLIYVLLILIAMQVISVYFINNLETDLRQNFTKSLYDRVNLLEFNIEQKMKDEKSYEDLKAENEENEEDVKTLEQDIQALIDEEFEEKEVQVLNKEGVVLASSNQRLVGQISFNPKIKLALEGTMDDEIMLSGGERVMVLAKPIINDDTGSTIGAIYLEASIESIFKQIQRINNILVTGTVIALIITGLLGVFLARTITRPMADMRKQALVMARGDFSRKVQLYGDDEIGQLAMTFNNLTKKLQEATAITESERRKLRSVLTYMTDGVIATDRDGAIILMNDRAEEMLNISRQNALGTSLMELLRLNTNYTWEELYNEYESMLLDFSTEDLHYVVRANFSTIQKDDGPINGLICVLHDVTEQEQIDNERREFVFNVSHELRTPLTTMRSYLEALADGAWQDENIAPRFLEVTQNETERMIRLVTDLLQLSKMDSKDYRFNFREIDLVEFLDGIIERFEMLEKENIVLSRSFPDSVIPVQLDTDKMTQVLDNIISNAMKYSPEGGTITASVTIIGRKVKVSISDEGVGIPKNNVSKIFDRFFRVDRARSRDLGGTGLGLAIAKEIVLAHGGDIWAESEWGQGTTIHFTLPLRKVKEGQR; this is translated from the coding sequence ATGGATAAAGTCAATTTTTTTAAATCAATACATGTTAAATTCGTATTGATTTATGTTTTGCTTATATTAATAGCCATGCAGGTGATCAGCGTCTATTTTATTAACAATTTAGAGACTGATCTGCGGCAGAACTTCACAAAATCACTTTATGACAGAGTGAATTTGCTGGAGTTTAATATTGAGCAGAAAATGAAGGACGAAAAGAGCTACGAAGATTTGAAAGCGGAAAATGAAGAGAATGAAGAAGATGTCAAAACGCTTGAACAGGATATTCAAGCGTTAATTGACGAGGAATTTGAGGAGAAAGAAGTCCAGGTTTTAAATAAAGAAGGAGTTGTCCTTGCAAGTAGCAATCAAAGATTAGTTGGACAGATCAGCTTCAACCCAAAAATTAAATTAGCACTTGAAGGAACCATGGATGACGAGATCATGCTTTCTGGAGGAGAGCGTGTGATGGTCTTAGCCAAGCCGATAATAAATGATGATACCGGGTCAACAATTGGCGCGATTTACTTAGAAGCTTCCATAGAGAGTATTTTTAAACAAATCCAGCGAATTAATAATATTTTGGTTACCGGAACTGTAATCGCACTTATTATTACGGGACTTCTCGGTGTCTTTTTGGCGCGCACGATTACGCGTCCGATGGCAGATATGAGAAAACAAGCCCTCGTGATGGCAAGAGGCGACTTTTCTCGTAAAGTACAGCTCTACGGAGATGATGAAATCGGCCAGCTGGCCATGACGTTCAATAACCTAACGAAAAAGCTTCAGGAAGCGACAGCTATTACAGAGAGTGAAAGAAGAAAGCTTCGTTCGGTCCTAACCTATATGACAGATGGAGTAATTGCAACCGACCGAGATGGAGCAATCATTCTAATGAATGACCGTGCAGAAGAAATGTTGAATATTTCAAGACAAAACGCTCTTGGCACATCACTAATGGAGCTATTGCGATTAAATACAAATTACACGTGGGAAGAGCTCTATAACGAATATGAATCCATGCTTCTCGATTTCAGTACAGAGGATCTTCATTATGTTGTCCGGGCAAACTTTTCAACCATTCAAAAAGACGATGGGCCGATTAACGGTCTAATTTGTGTATTGCATGATGTTACGGAACAAGAGCAGATTGATAATGAAAGAAGAGAGTTCGTTTTTAACGTATCACATGAATTAAGAACACCGCTTACTACGATGAGGAGTTATCTGGAAGCTCTTGCGGATGGTGCATGGCAGGATGAAAACATCGCACCGCGCTTTTTAGAGGTGACTCAAAACGAAACAGAGCGTATGATCCGTCTCGTTACAGATTTGCTTCAGTTATCAAAAATGGACAGTAAAGACTATCGTTTTAACTTCCGTGAAATTGATTTAGTAGAATTCCTTGATGGTATTATTGAGCGTTTTGAGATGCTTGAAAAAGAGAACATTGTATTATCTCGCTCCTTTCCTGACAGTGTGATACCTGTTCAGTTAGATACTGATAAAATGACTCAGGTTCTGGATAATATTATTTCTAATGCAATGAAGTACTCTCCTGAAGGGGGTACGATAACCGCATCTGTGACTATCATCGGCAGAAAAGTAAAAGTAAGCATTTCTGACGAGGGTGTTGGAATTCCGAAGAATAATGTATCGAAAATCTTTGACCGTTTTTTCCGTGTCGACCGAGCTCGTTCTAGAGACCTTGGTGGTACGGGACTCGGTCTTGCGATCGCAAAAGAAATTGTTTTAGCACATGGAGGAGACATTTGGGCTGAGAGTGAATGGGGACAAGGAACGACAATACATTTTACTCTTCCTTTAAGAAAAGTTAAGGAGGGGCAGCGATGA